A single region of the Rhizobium sp. NRK18 genome encodes:
- a CDS encoding fumarylacetoacetate hydrolase family protein codes for MAEQTESTQYVIAPEAQKSLAVTDTDRRFPVGRIFCVGRNYADHAIEMGHDPDREEPFFFMKPTSSLVTDGRFPYPSMTSDVHHEVEMVVAIGKGGRDIAVADAFDHVYGYGVGLDMTRRDLQAVAKKQGRPWETAKAFDASAPCSPLVATRAIGHPIKGAVTLAVDGDIRQQGNLDQMIWKTPEIISYLSGLFELLPGDLIMTGTPAGVAAVSRGQRMEATIEGIGSLTVEVI; via the coding sequence ATGGCAGAACAGACCGAAAGCACCCAATATGTCATCGCGCCCGAGGCGCAGAAGAGCCTTGCAGTCACCGACACGGATCGGCGCTTCCCGGTCGGTCGCATCTTCTGCGTCGGGCGCAACTATGCCGACCATGCGATCGAGATGGGCCACGACCCTGATCGCGAAGAGCCGTTCTTCTTCATGAAGCCCACGAGCAGCCTCGTCACGGACGGGCGTTTCCCGTATCCATCGATGACGTCCGACGTGCATCATGAGGTCGAGATGGTGGTGGCGATCGGGAAGGGCGGCCGCGACATCGCCGTCGCGGATGCGTTCGACCATGTCTATGGCTACGGTGTCGGCCTCGACATGACGCGACGCGATCTGCAGGCCGTCGCCAAGAAACAGGGCCGGCCGTGGGAAACCGCCAAGGCATTCGACGCCTCCGCACCCTGCTCGCCACTCGTCGCCACCCGCGCCATCGGCCACCCGATCAAGGGCGCCGTCACGCTTGCCGTCGATGGCGATATTCGCCAGCAGGGCAATCTCGACCAGATGATCTGGAAGACGCCGGAGATCATCAGCTACCTTTCCGGCCTGTTCGAGCTTCTCCCCGGCGACCTCATCATGACGGGTACTCCGGCCGGCGTCGCCGCCGTCTCGCGCGGCCAACGGATGGAAGCGACGATCGAGGGCATCGGCTCGCTTACCGTCGAGGTCATCTGA
- the yghX gene encoding YghX family hydrolase gives MKRMKATDFPQELLDIYDGYVHGVITKREFLDRAAKFAVGGVTAMALLKALQPTYAWAEQVKADDPRISTERIQYQSPDGNGTITALLAKPAGATGKLPGVVVVHENRGLNPYIEDVARRVAVAGFVALAPDGLSPLGGYPGNDEKGREMQSQIDPAKLMEDFFAAYEFLLAHDATTDKVGCVGFCYGGGVCNALAVAYPKLAASVPFYGRQPPAADVPKIEAPLLLHYAGLDTRINEGWPAYEAALKANNKTYEAHIYEGVNHGFHNDTTPRYDEEAATLAWTRTVDFFKANLT, from the coding sequence ATCAAGCGAATGAAGGCCACCGACTTCCCGCAGGAACTGCTGGATATCTATGACGGCTACGTGCACGGCGTCATCACCAAGCGCGAATTCCTCGACAGGGCGGCAAAGTTCGCCGTCGGCGGCGTCACCGCCATGGCGCTTTTGAAAGCGCTGCAGCCGACCTATGCCTGGGCCGAACAGGTCAAGGCCGACGATCCTAGAATTTCCACCGAGCGGATCCAGTACCAATCACCGGACGGAAACGGCACCATCACCGCGCTCCTGGCAAAGCCCGCCGGCGCAACCGGAAAGCTGCCGGGCGTCGTCGTGGTGCACGAGAACCGCGGCCTCAACCCGTATATCGAGGACGTGGCCCGCCGCGTCGCCGTCGCAGGTTTTGTCGCACTTGCTCCGGACGGCCTGTCGCCGCTTGGCGGCTATCCGGGCAACGACGAGAAGGGCCGCGAAATGCAGAGCCAGATCGATCCTGCCAAGCTGATGGAAGATTTCTTCGCGGCCTACGAGTTTCTGCTCGCGCATGACGCGACGACGGACAAGGTCGGCTGCGTCGGCTTCTGCTATGGGGGAGGGGTGTGCAATGCGCTCGCCGTCGCCTACCCGAAGCTCGCCGCCAGCGTTCCGTTCTACGGCCGCCAGCCGCCGGCGGCCGACGTGCCGAAGATCGAGGCGCCGCTGCTTCTGCATTATGCCGGCCTCGACACGCGCATCAACGAAGGTTGGCCGGCCTATGAAGCCGCACTCAAGGCCAACAACAAGACCTATGAGGCCCACATCTACGAAGGCGTGAACCACGGCTTCCACAACGACACCACGCCGCGCTACGACGAAGAAGCCGCGACACTTGCCTGGACCCGCACGGTCGACTTCTTCAAGGCCAACCTGACCTGA